CTCTGGTAACACTAAATTTTCAATTCCCACTAGATTCACCAGCCTTTTTAAAAAGAGCATTTAGACATACAAACCTATTCTCTATTAATCGACGCTGCTTTTTATTTGGCAATTTATATTGTGCTAGTAGTCTAAGATAATCAGATACTTTTACATTGTTGTAATCAATTGTAAACATCATTAATCCATCCTTTCCTCTGCCCATTCCACTAAAAATGCTTGTACTTGTTTTGCTGGGAAATACCATTTCTTACCCACTTTAAATTTTGGGAACCGTGGGTCAAAGAAGAACTGATCCTGAATTGTATTCCATGACATACATACACGTTTTTTTAGCTCCTTAGTATCCCAAAAGGCTAACTCAGCATCGTATTCTTTAACCTTCTTTTGAATTTCTTCCACACATAATTCCTTCACAACATTTTCATCAACTTGAACATTAAACATAATTATTCCCTCCTTATTTTTTAACCATTGATTCTGAGACGTTTATAAAGTGCAATTATTTTCTACAAAGAAATCCTGAGAACGCAATTTTGCGTTTTCTAAAAGCTTTTAAATCATCGGCCTCCAACCATTTATAAAATTCAATGCTTCCTCAAAATCCTTCTTCAAAATGTCGCGGTAACTATTCACATTGAATGCATCTTTCAAATTACGCCCTAGTAATCCGAATAGCTTGCGAGTAGAATCATGTACTTCACTATCTACATGACCGTTCTCCCATAAAAAATAGATTCGTTTTGCTTTCGTTTTTTCAATTACTCTTTGTTGTCCGTAGTCTACAGTTAATTGCTTTTCAACTACCTGCTCTAAAGAAGAAACTCTTTTATTTAAGTTACTAGTTCCTGTAGCTAGTAGTTCGATTTGACTAAATGTATCAGTAGGGAGAATTGACTGATTCTCAATGAATGCTCTCATTCTTTTAAATTCTTCAATAAACCTCACTTTAATTTTCATCGTTTCAATCGTGTTATAAGAAAACATTAATATTGTGAAAGCATCTTCTGTCATGTCGATTTTTTGTAAAGTTCGTCCTGTAACATCTTTATAAAAGCTAAGCCCAAAGTTGGACTCAGTAAATTCCCCTTCTCCTGCACTTTCCAACTTTTCCATCTGAACCTTAATGTCTCTTAAGACATGTTTATGTTGTTTTTTTAACACTTCAGCTACGGTTAAGCTATCCGTAACGACTTTATTATCTTTAATAAAAACCAGACTTTCTTGATCACCTTTTACAAATGATTCTTCTTTTTCATCTACTACCATTATTTGTTCTATCACTTTAAATCCTCCTCACACATGTCTAGTCCTAATAATTCAACAATCGCTTTCTTTTGTTTTTTCCCTTTTCTAGACCCTTTTAAAATGTCGGATAAATATGAAACTGATATTTTTAGCTCAGAAGCTAATACAGTTAGTGTTAAATCTCTTTCTAACAATACTTTTCTAACCTCAATTCCAAAACTCGAATACTTCATCTAGATGTTCACACCTTTCAAAATGCGAATATTTCCGCTGATTTATTGACCACAATTAGTCTGTGTGCTAAATTATAATTATAAAAAGGTATACAAATACAAAACTAAACAGTTTCCTCAGTATTAGTTTTTAAAACTCAAATCAATTTTTATACTCTTTTTAGCTAACAAATTAGCTTACAACCTAATAACAATAGTCTACAAACTAATTTCCAATCGTTATTTTTAGTCTACAGACTATTTTGTTTCGTCTGTAAGTACGGAAGGTGATTAGAATGAGCTTAGTGAACACAATTAAAAATCTTTGTAAAAACCATGATACATCCATATCCGCATTAGAAAAGGACTTAGAATTCGGCAATGGGACCATAAGAAAATGGGATAAAGCATATCCCTCAGCCGATAGACTCCAAAAAGTAGCTGATCACTTTAATGTAACTACTGATTTCTTACTTGGAAGAACAAATCAAATGCATTTAACCACTAAAGATGAAAAAGATATTGAAAAAAGAATGGAAGAAATAAAAAGAGATCTTCAAGGTGAAGACGGATTAATGTTCTCTGGTGAGCCTATGAGTGAAGAAGCTGTGGAATCTTTATTAGATGCAATGGAGTACATCGTGAAACAAACTAAAGTAATCAATAAAAAATACGTTCCTAAGAAATATCGTAGTACTGACGATAACTGATGCGAGCTTAGGAGGGAAAACATTGAAATTCGTCATAAGAGATCTAGTCCAACAACTTTGCACAAAATACAACACGACAAACCCCTATGAGCTTGCAGATTACTTAAAAATAAATGTACTAACTTGGGATTTACACGAAGAAATAAACGGATTTTATAAATATGAAAAAAGAAATCGTTTCATTGTTATTAATAATCATTTGTCTCCATCCATGCAAAGAACTGTTTGTGCACATGAATTAGGACATGCAATCCTACACACTCACGCAAACACACCTTTTCTTCGTAAGAATACATTCTTTTCAGTTGATAAATTAGAGATAGAAGCAAATACGTTTGCTGCGCTTTTGTTAATTGATAAAAAGACCATTCAACCTGGTGATACAAAAGCATGTATAGCATACAAAAATGACATTCCAGTTGAACTGTTAGAATTTTATAAGCCTTACTAAAGGAGGTAAGATATTTTGATTATTGATTTAAATGCTGAACGAGAAAAACGAAAGAAACGCACCATCAAACAAGAAGAATTTAAAAAGATTCCTATCGTTGAGAAAATCCATATTGTTGATGGTGAAATAAAATATGAAGTTTCGGGTTATAAAGAGACTCCTGTGAAGTGGTTGGATGAGTAATCTAGCCACTTTACAATTATAAGGAAAGAGGGAATGTTATAATGGCTAGCTTCAGAAAATTCGGAGATGTTTGGGAATTCCGAGTAAGATTTAAAGACCCTTATACTCAAAAATACAAAGAGAAATCAAAACGTGGATTCAAGACAAAAAAAGAAGCACAACTTGCGGCTGCTGAAGAAGAGAAAAAATTATTAAACGGTTTAGAAGTTGAGATTACTCCTACTTCGTTAAAACATTACCTTAGAGACTGCTTAAAATTATTTAAGCAAGACAATGTAAGGAAAAACACTTTTATCTTGCATGAACGTAACATCGAAAAGCATATCATCCCCTACTTTCAAAACATGAACCTAAAAGAACTCAAACCAATGATGTATCAAAAATTTATTAATTCCTTAACTGATCAGGGTTACAGTAAGCGAACTGTTCAAATTATCCACGGTACAATGAACAATGCTATGAAAAAGGCTGTTAGCTTAAAAAAATCGAAAACAATCCTTGTGAAGAAGTAGTTATTTCAAATAAGAACAATAAAGAAAGAGAAGGGCTAAAATACATGCGAAGTGAAGACATTCCCCTTTTCTTAAAGACTTCTTATCAATACAACTATATTTATTACATCTTTTTCAAAGCACTACTGAATACAGGTATGCGCAAAGGTGAAGCTGCTGCTTTACAATGGAAAGACATAAATTTAAAAGAACATACTATTATTATTTCTAAAACATTGGATTTTACAGCTAAAACAAAAGAAGAATTATTTGGAGATACAAAAACATTTACTTCTAAACGTACTATCATGATTCCTAAATCATTAGTCGATGAACTGCTGGCACATAAAAAGTGGCAAAATGCCAATAAGCTTGTTTTACAAGATGCGTATGAGCATGAATTAGATTTAGTCTTTTCAAGAGTCGATGGAAAGTTCTTACCGAAGTCAACATTGTTCAATGCATTCTCACGCATACTTAAGAAAGCAAATTTACCTAGATTAGAAATACATTCATTACGACACACCCACGCGGTTCTTTTATTAGAGTCTGGTGCAAGTATGAAATACATTCAAGATCGACTAGGACATAAGAGTATAGAAATAACTTCTAACGTTTACTCTCATATTAGCGACAAAATTAATAAAGATTCTATTTCAGGGTTTGAAGCTTATATGAATAATGTATTGGGGTAACTTTGATTTTTTTGTGGGTGTTTTGTGGGTGGATTACTCTTCTTTCAAATAAAAGTGTTTTACCCACAAAATAAAAAAACCCTCAACACGTTGTGTGTCAAGGGTTTGAGCCTCTTAGTAAAGAGACATATATTGATCGCGTTCCCATTGGTGAACTTGTGTGCGGAAGATATCCCACTCAATTTCCTTCGCTTCAATGAAGTGCTCAAGTAAGTGATCTCCTAATGCGTTACTAATTACTTCGTTAGATTGTAATGTAACTAAAGCTTGCGCTAATGTTGCTGGTAAGTCAACGATACCTGCTTCTTCGCGCTCTTCTTTTGTCATTACGTAGATGTTACGGTCTACTGCAGCTGGTGGAGTTAATTTGTTTTTAATTCCATCAAGACCTGCAGCTAATAATGTAGCCATTACTAAATATGGGTTTGCAGCTGGGTCAACACTACGTACTTCTACGCGTGTACTAATACCACGAGATGCAGGGATACGTACTAATGGACTACGGTTTTGTGCAGACCATGCTACGTAACAAGGAGCTTCGTATCCAGGTACTAAACGCTTGTAAGAGTTTACAGTTGGGTTTGCTACCGCTGTAAATGCTGGCGCGTGTTTTAAGATACCTGCGATGAAGTGACGAGCATCATCACTTAATTGTAAGTCACCGTTTTGATCGAAGAATACGTTCTCGCCATTTTTGAATAATGATAAGTTACAGTGCATACCTGAACCGTTCACACCGTATAATGGTTTTGGCATAAATGTTGCGTGTAAACCGTGTTTACGAGCAATTGTTTTTACAACAAGTTTAAATGTTTGAATGTCATCACATGAACGAATTGCATTTGCATATTTAAAGTCAATTTCGTGTTGCCCTGGAGCAACCTCATGGTGAGACGCTTCAATTTCAAAGCCCATTTCTTCAAGTTCAAGAACGATATCACGACGACAGTTTTCCCCTAGATCCATCGGCGCAAGGTCGAAGTATCCACCGTTATCGTTTAATTCTAATGTCGGATTTCCTTTTTCATCTACTTTGAATAGGAAGAATTCTGGCTCTGGTCCAAGATTGAAATCTGAGAATCCTAAAGCTTCCATTTCTTTTAATACACGTTTTAAATTGTTACGTGGATCTCCTTCAAATGGAGTGCCATCTGCATTGTAAATATCACAGATTAATCGAGCTACTTTACCTTTTTCAGCTGTCCAAGGGAAAATTACCCAAGTATCTAAATCTGGATATAAGTACATATCAGATTCTTCAATACGTACGAAACCTTCAATAGAAGATCCATCAAACATCATTTTGTTATCAAGAGCTTTTGTTAATTGGCTCACTGGAATTTCTACGTTTTTAATTACTCCTAAAAGGTCCGTAAATTGTAATCGGATATACTTTACATTCTCTTCTTTCGCCAAACGGAAAATATCTTCTTTTGTGTACCTAGCCATTATAAATTCCTCCTTAGTCCCTCTAAACACCTTCAGAATCAGTTCTCTTTAGTGAAAAAACCTTGAAATATCACCTTGTCGCAATGAAGTTCGATTAAATCTACCTGTATGTTGTAGTTCGTCTCGAAGTATTTTGCGAAGCTCAGTTTTTGAAATTTCTTTTGTTTCTTCTTTTACTTTCACTGCTTCTGTTTGATTTTCTTTCATCAGTAACACTTGTTTAATACCAGCCATATTCAAGCCTTGATCTAATAAATCTTTAATCTCTAACAACTTATCTACATCGTTAAATGAAAATAATCTACGATTCCCCTTTGTACGGGTTGGAGAAACAAGATTATGCTCTTCATAGTAGCGAATTTGACGTGCAGATAATTGTGTTAAATCCATAACAATACCAATAGGAAACAGCGGGGCAGAACGTCTATCTTCTTTCATTGTTTCAGTTCCTCCTTCGCCTTAACTGCTTCTCATTTTATACCATGTTATGTTTAGTGTCAATAGATGTCAGCTTTTCTTACATGATTTTTTTAAAAATTTTTTCATTCTTTTTTCTAATGAAATAAATCCTTACTTTCACGCGAAAAAAGCTGTCGAAATCGACAGCTTCCCTTTAAGAAATTGTTAATAATTCTTTTTCAATTAATGCATCAATTGCAGAACAAATTGCAATCTTCACATGCGAATAAGTTAATCCACCTTGTACGTAAGCAACATAAGGCGGACGAATCGGACCATCAGCTGATAATTCAATACTCGCACCTTGAATAAACGTTCCCGCGGCCATAATGACATCATCTTCATAACCTGGCATATAGTTCGCATACGGAGTGAAGTGGGAATTAATCGGAGATGCATATTGAATCGCTTGGCAGAACGCTATCATACGATCTTTATCATCAAATTGAACAGACTGAATTAAATCTGTTCTTGGTGCATTCCATGCTGGTGATGTATTCATTCCTAACTTCTCTAAAAATGCAGCTGTAAAAATCGCACCTTTTAGCGCTTGTCCCGCTACGTGCGGTGCTAAGAAGAAACCTTGATACATTTCTTGCAGACTATATAAAGATGCTCCTGCTTCCGCACCGATTCCTGGAGATGTTAAACGATAGGCACACGCTTCAACATACTGTTCTTTACCAACAATATAACCACCAGTTTTAACAATTCCCCCGCCCGGGTTTTTAATAAGCGAACCCGCCATTAAATCTGCACCAACATGGCATGGCTCTTGTTCTTCAATAAACTCGCCATAACAGTTATCTACAAACACGACAACATCCGGTTTAATTTCTTTAACAAACGCTATCATTTCTTTAATTTGAGAAATAGTAAAAGACGGACGAGTAGCATAACCTTTTGAGCGCTGAATACCGATCATTTTCGTATTACTATGAATGGCAGCCGCAACAGCCCCTAAATCAACAAGCCCCTCTTCAGTAAGCGGAACTGCATTATAACCAATATTATATTCTTTAAATGAACCTACACCTTTTCCGCGTACACCAACGATTTCTTCTAACGTATCATACGGCTTGCCAGTGATGTACAATAACTCATCTCCTGGACGTAAAATACCAAATAACGCTGTAGAAATAGCGTGAGTACCTGAAATGATTTGCGGACGAACTAGGCCAGCTTCCGCTCCAAATACATCTGCATACACTTTTTCTAGCGTATCACGACCAATATCGTCATAACCGTAACCGGTCGTCGGAATAAAATGTGAATCACTAATTTTATGTTTACGAAAACTTTCTAATACACGAAACTGATTACTTTCAATTACTTCATCCGCACGTTTATGTACTTCTGTAATTTGGCTCTCTACTTCTTTTACAATCGGAGCAATCTTTTCTCCATTTTTCAAACGATCAAACATTTTTATTTTCTCCTTCTTCCACTAAAAATCTCTTTAATTGCACATTAAGTGATGAATGAGCAAAAATATACCCTGCGCAATCATATACAAATTTATCTTCCAAAAACTCCATCTTCGTTAATAGCGTCTCCGTCTTTAGTAACGTTAACAACTTACCTTCACTCGGAGGAATCTCCACTTGATAACGATTCATTTCTTCCTTCATTTTCGTTTCGCTTCTTTTATATGTAATAGATCCTTTTCTTCAAAAGCACTAGTCATTAAGAAGTCATTTTTCGGAAACGGAATAAAGTTTTGATGTAATTCATCTTTTTTATTATATAACGTAATAATAGGAATATGATTAATTTCGAGTTCTGACAATAATTGTTTTACTGTTTTCTCATGCCCTACATAATTAGGATCTGCAGAATCCACAACATGTAAAATAACATCCGCTTCACCAGCTTCTTCTAACGTCGAACGGAATGCAGCAATTAATGACGTAGGTAAATCTTGTATAAAACCAACTGTATCAGTTAGTAATACTGTATAACCAGAAGGTAGCGGCATCTTCCTTGTTGTCGGGTCTAGTGTTGCAAACAACAAGTTTTCTTCAAATGTATCGGCTTCCGTTAATCTATTAAACAGTGTAGATTTTCCCGCATTCGTATATCCTATTAACGAAACTTGAAATACTTTATTATCTTTTCTTCTCTCACGATATCTTTTTCGATGTTCCACAACAACCGCAAGTTGTTTCTTTATTTCATCAATGCGTGATCGAATATGACGACGGTCCGTCTCAAGCTTCGTTTCACCCGGCCCTCTCGTTCCAATACCACCACCAAGACGTGATAAAGACAATCCTTGTCCCATAAGACGCGGCATTGTATATTGCAACTGAGCTAATTCTACTTGAAGCTTCCCTTCTCTCGATTTCGCACGTTGCGCAAAAATATCTAATATGAGTTGCGTTCGATCAATTACCCTCGCATCTAATACTGAGGATAAATTCCGAATTTGACTCGGTGTTAATTCGTTATTAAATACGATAACATCCGGTTCTAATTCTTCAGTTAACATGGTAAGCTCTTCTAATTTACCTTTACCGATATAAGTCGCCGGATGAAACTTCGGTCGTTTTTGCGTTGTAGACACTAACAATTCTGCTCGTGCAGTCTTCGCTAGCGATGCAAGCTCTTTCATGGAATGCATAAACTTTTCATCATCATCTTGCGGCAATTGACAGCCCACTAATATGACTTTTTCTTTTTCTTCCATCAAATATGTTCACTCATCCTTTTCGAAATTTAAACCTTCTAATATAATAGCAGAGGAAGCACATTTCATCTAGTTAGCGGGGGAGAAAATTCATGGCATGGGAGATTTTTAGCA
This genomic window from Bacillus anthracis str. Vollum contains:
- a CDS encoding aminotransferase class I/II-fold pyridoxal phosphate-dependent enzyme, whose translation is MFDRLKNGEKIAPIVKEVESQITEVHKRADEVIESNQFRVLESFRKHKISDSHFIPTTGYGYDDIGRDTLEKVYADVFGAEAGLVRPQIISGTHAISTALFGILRPGDELLYITGKPYDTLEEIVGVRGKGVGSFKEYNIGYNAVPLTEEGLVDLGAVAAAIHSNTKMIGIQRSKGYATRPSFTISQIKEMIAFVKEIKPDVVVFVDNCYGEFIEEQEPCHVGADLMAGSLIKNPGGGIVKTGGYIVGKEQYVEACAYRLTSPGIGAEAGASLYSLQEMYQGFFLAPHVAGQALKGAIFTAAFLEKLGMNTSPAWNAPRTDLIQSVQFDDKDRMIAFCQAIQYASPINSHFTPYANYMPGYEDDVIMAAGTFIQGASIELSADGPIRPPYVAYVQGGLTYSHVKIAICSAIDALIEKELLTIS
- a CDS encoding helix-turn-helix domain-containing protein; translated protein: MSLVNTIKNLCKNHDTSISALEKDLEFGNGTIRKWDKAYPSADRLQKVADHFNVTTDFLLGRTNQMHLTTKDEKDIEKRMEEIKRDLQGEDGLMFSGEPMSEEAVESLLDAMEYIVKQTKVINKKYVPKKYRSTDDN
- the glnR gene encoding transcriptional repressor GlnR, which gives rise to MKEDRRSAPLFPIGIVMDLTQLSARQIRYYEEHNLVSPTRTKGNRRLFSFNDVDKLLEIKDLLDQGLNMAGIKQVLLMKENQTEAVKVKEETKEISKTELRKILRDELQHTGRFNRTSLRQGDISRFFH
- a CDS encoding helix-turn-helix domain-containing protein; this translates as MKYSSFGIEVRKVLLERDLTLTVLASELKISVSYLSDILKGSRKGKKQKKAIVELLGLDMCEEDLK
- the glnA gene encoding type I glutamate--ammonia ligase; translated protein: MARYTKEDIFRLAKEENVKYIRLQFTDLLGVIKNVEIPVSQLTKALDNKMMFDGSSIEGFVRIEESDMYLYPDLDTWVIFPWTAEKGKVARLICDIYNADGTPFEGDPRNNLKRVLKEMEALGFSDFNLGPEPEFFLFKVDEKGNPTLELNDNGGYFDLAPMDLGENCRRDIVLELEEMGFEIEASHHEVAPGQHEIDFKYANAIRSCDDIQTFKLVVKTIARKHGLHATFMPKPLYGVNGSGMHCNLSLFKNGENVFFDQNGDLQLSDDARHFIAGILKHAPAFTAVANPTVNSYKRLVPGYEAPCYVAWSAQNRSPLVRIPASRGISTRVEVRSVDPAANPYLVMATLLAAGLDGIKNKLTPPAAVDRNIYVMTKEEREEAGIVDLPATLAQALVTLQSNEVISNALGDHLLEHFIEAKEIEWDIFRTQVHQWERDQYMSLY
- a CDS encoding ImmA/IrrE family metallo-endopeptidase, encoding MKFVIRDLVQQLCTKYNTTNPYELADYLKINVLTWDLHEEINGFYKYEKRNRFIVINNHLSPSMQRTVCAHELGHAILHTHANTPFLRKNTFFSVDKLEIEANTFAALLLIDKKTIQPGDTKACIAYKNDIPVELLEFYKPY
- a CDS encoding Rha family transcriptional regulator, with the translated sequence MIEQIMVVDEKEESFVKGDQESLVFIKDNKVVTDSLTVAEVLKKQHKHVLRDIKVQMEKLESAGEGEFTESNFGLSFYKDVTGRTLQKIDMTEDAFTILMFSYNTIETMKIKVRFIEEFKRMRAFIENQSILPTDTFSQIELLATGTSNLNKRVSSLEQVVEKQLTVDYGQQRVIEKTKAKRIYFLWENGHVDSEVHDSTRKLFGLLGRNLKDAFNVNSYRDILKKDFEEALNFINGWRPMI